The following nucleotide sequence is from Anguilla rostrata isolate EN2019 chromosome 3, ASM1855537v3, whole genome shotgun sequence.
ttttttttttcaagtaatGTTTAAATGGATGTCAGCCCACTATTGATAGTCTTCTATATCTACCCAACATAAGCCACAAGGGAAGGCTAGAGAAGTTGCCTTTACTTTTTGTGGTTCTTAACAATGGAACAATTTCACATCATATATTAGGATCTCAGTTGCTGAAAATGaagcacagaaaaagaaaaagaaaaataaattaatgaacaaTATATTTAGCcaattttttaatacataaatgTAGATTTCATAAGACCGTACCCTTAATGTTGACTTTCAAAAAGCTgtctgtatttgtatatgtaaGACTAATTAAGAGGGAAAGCTATTAAGTTgatgaattattttatatactgaaTCTCTGCCATGACCCCAAACTGACatgtgagcgtgtttgtgcgtgtgtgtgcatgcgtagtcattcattgttttcatttatcattcaatttttttctattatttaaatttatattactGAATCATTTAATGTCAATTTACGTGTTCCGTTTTTCAATATTATCGAGAGCTATGTTAATGCaaatttttgccatttttttttttttttaatgctataCTAATACCGTATCGCTGTCACGTAGTTGCGGAGTTATGTgctcatttctgattggtctTTTAGACTATTTGCAACAACAAATATATTTCGTACAACAACCCTTGCCACTGAGTAAGAACTAGCATATTCAGACacatattttttacaatttaatatTTACTAACAGATACTTTAGAAATTTTaacaactaaaaaaataattcattaaataagCGCAGCGTATAGATATATGAATTCGTACATGTTAATACATTCTGTTCTACAGGAACtctttttagaaaatgtaatgtttctcGACCGGAagaaggaagcaggaagtgttGCTGactaaattaaacagaaaatggcGATGGGAGGGTGTGAAAGAGTTGTGTCTACTTTGTTTCAGCAGGGTGTACTTGTCAAGATGTATAACCTCAGAACAGGTGCTAGTATTTACTTGCTATTAGTACTCTGTTCTGTCTCCTTAGTCTATGCCGATATCACGGATGGCAGCAATGAGCATTTAAAGCGGGAACATTCGCTCATGAAGCCATATCAGGGTAAGTCGATTTAGCGAATCCTCCTTAGTTGGGAAGCTAACTTTCTGTTCAGTACGTTTGTGCTAATGTAGACTGTCTGATGGTTCTTCAGTATACTTCAACGTTTTGGCGCTTGAATGACCAACTTCTGTATCATGCTTTGCAGGTGTGGGAACTGGTTCTTCAAGCCAGTGGGACTTTTGGGGTAGCACATTGGTGACCAGCCAGTATATTCGTCTGACACCTGATGACCGCAGCAAACAGGGTTCAATCTGGAATACAGTGGTGAGTAACAGATTAGTAAACCGCATCAACCAGCTACAAATGAGCAAAGCATAAAATCCAGGAGGATCATGCACTGTTATTTGTTTACTGGATTACTAGACTTTAAACTTCGTAGGCTACAGCTCGTCCAAAACGCAGCTCTCTCGTTGAACAGATCACACTTGTTCTAAGAGCACTGCACTGGCTGTCTGTTAAATTTGCTTATCGATTATAAGGTGTATTTATACATAATAGGCCTTAAATGGAAACAAAACTCTGAATTGCTGATGCATTTGCATAATGGTTAGCAGAATCACAGTTTGAACCCTGTGCTCAGAATCTGGAGAGTACTGTCATTATCCATTTATTACTTCAAGTTGTGTGGACTGAGGACCTTCAATTACTAAGCTTCTAAATTGTGGAACTCTTTCAGCTAAGATCAGTTGATTGTGACTTGCTTTAgtgtagttatttttttattttaactcttCAATGTTTTAGGAGACCTGTGTGAAGAGCactatatgaaaaataaacttgatTGATTGACCACTGCAGTACAGTTCATGGAATTTGTGCAAAATGTCTTGGGTAATTTCTGACCGGAAAGAGTATATTGCTCACACgtgtaaatgtaaaaacattccTGCCTGTCTTTGTAGCCTTGTTTTCTCAAAGACTGGGAGATGCACGTTCAGTTCAAAGTACATGGGTCAGGGAAGAAGAATCTCCATGGAGATGGCATTGCCATTTGGTACACAAGAGAGAAACTGCATCCTGGTAATTTGTCAAActtaacatttataaaatgcacaCTTAATACATAATTTCAGTTGCACACTGTATTGCATACTGAATTTTGCATTTCATCCATAGATGATTaaccattacaaaaaaatacatttttgtaaaatgtcgATATCTGTCACTTGTTAAACTGGTTGACGTTTTTGTGTGAATTCTGATCTCTGTGACGCAATCTCTACCTCCACTCAGGGCCTATCTTTGGAAACCAAGACCACTTTGTTGGCCTGGCCGTATTTGTGGATACCTTCCGTAATGATCTCCATGGAATGGACGTAAGTTCTTCTGCTACGCGACTCACCGATGATTCTTTCTCTGCAGGGCCTGTGTTTGGAAGCAATGCTAACTTCCATGGGCTGGCCATATTTATAGACACATACCCTAATGATGAGTCTTCTGACGTGAGTTCACTGGCtgaatttttcttattttgatcCTGTTCTTGTGTGAAGGGCTTTGTCCTGTACATGCGTTCATTTTCAGTTGCTCATTATCTTCAGACCTGTGGTGGCTTGACCTCTGTCCAGGCTTATGGACAGAGCATCCTACTCCTGTCATTGCTCATTGCTGCAACCTCCTCTGTCAATTCTGGGTGACTGcagtcaaacacattttctcctccaaaacatactactgctttttttttttacattgcattccaCAAGTAGAGCTGGTACTGACATGAGGTGGAGGAAGAAGCCTCATGTACAGCTTGAGCAAGGAGACTATGAGTAAATGACTGACTGCCATAAATTGCAGGTGAGTGGCGAGATGCAGTCATCCTGGCCAactgtttccctccctccctgggtgacacaACGACCAATCGTGTCACCTTGTGTGGCTTCTGGCAACAGTTGGCACTGGGACAGTATGAATTTAATATTATAGTGGAGCCCGTCCATGTAATGAAACAATGCCTTAATTGGATAAGCCAGCCAGCTGACCCCCTTTATTACTCTTGGAAGTGATGCGCACTACCACCAGCACTGTTGAAATTTGAAGGCCGTTTtgaaccccccacccaacaAAACGGCATAATCCATTGATTCTAAGTACTGCCTTGAATTTCCTTACCTGTTTGACCTATCTGTGCAATCTCAATAGCATTCAGACTGTTTTGTAAAGTTTCAGTATGGAGCCTTCCTTCATGAGTCAGCAGGTTAGGGTGTGTAGCATCACACATGTCATGGGGATCACTTGTCCAGATGACATGCCTGAACTCGATGTTTTAAGTTTGGCTTTGTGCACTGTAGCTAGTGATGCTTTATGTGGCATGCTTTGCTTGCATCAGCCTGTTGTTTGGTCAACACTTGTAGTCTGCCCTCTTCAACCTCAAATTTTTGAAGGGTGTGAAGTCTGGAGTCTGAAAACATTGCAAAACAGTCATTTTGTGGTCTGTTAAGTATTTCTCACTTGATTATGAGGTATGCTTGGGATTGTCGTCCTGCTGAAAGATCCTTTTACTGGAAAGTTTGAGCTTCCTGGTGGGGGGGATACCAGCGTATTAGGCAAAATGTCTTTGTACTGTACTTGCTGATTGTATTGACCTTAACAAGAACCCCTGAATCAGTAGATTGAAAAAGCAACCTCATAACATCAAAGATCCATCACCATATATCAGCATAAGTGTGATGTCCTTTTCAACATGAGCAGCTTCCTTCAGTGCCAAACCAGCTGCTGGTGTGCATGGTCAAAAAACTCCATTTTAGTTTAATCCGACTATAACATCTGGTTCCAATCAAAGTTCAGCAGCGATGGATTTATCGtggaaaaaactgaaagtaaGTTGCTTTAAATGTATCAAGACAGGAATGAGAGTTTTGAAGATACGTGGATTTCTGCGTTTCAGAGCTCCCAGTGCCAATTATGAGATCGTCAGCAAGTAAAGCAAAACTTGTGGTGTTGACAATCCAGCGTGCCAGTAATGGTTATTTAATTCTCACTGAATGGGTGgattaggctacatattttcTAAATTGGTGCTGGTGAGTTCTCAAAATCTCAAAACAACAAACCAAGAGTGTATTCTGTATTAAGCAGTAATGCTCAGCTAGAGTAATTTTGACATTGACTTAatattacacacattaaaaataggAATTTGTCATATCATTGTCTTCAACCAAGAAtgttaaaatgtgcattgttcAAAATGTGCCAAATTTTGGGGAATTAGCTGTTTTATGTGGTTCATTTCTGTCTTCTGTATGTTTCGCTCTTTGTGTGGCACTGTTGAGTTTATGGTAGCATTATCAGTTTTAGGCATcacaatattttgaataatgtaGCCAGGattggattattttttatttttcaaacataagccacgtttccaccaaaagtacccggaacttttagtccccggaactacttttcaaggaactaaaaggttccttcagcccattgttgtctgcgtttccaccacggtctaaagtcccgtgaagattaggcaaattagcccactgacgtatgaaaaagcgacgttgtcgtcggtccatctgtcctatgatttcctctgtaaccccatactaccaccgaagtagcctacattattttctaataactgggacagcccggaggggtttattccacttatatacaacggggtaccaacaatgactatatatggttacttttgtatttattgatttttattgatttaatcacctggaattgaaatattcttatgcagccgtttgggcatattttaccgttgtcaagcaaaactgtcgttggtagttgaacttggaccgttgttatgcaacaaataggatataacaggccaatagtcagattgtaactgttttatatatcttctcaaacacattcatcatgtttttatgcgaacattcactttcatgtcttgacatccgaagcgacagaatgcattcacaattccaatataactggcaacaacagcagaaaacatgcacacgttgtaaacaatttgctgtttgattattttgtcattgtcaattccatataggctaatcgcaaaatgacaagaatagaacgaaaactcggacttgcgtgaaaattgtacagccaccatttgctttccttcgaagttactgctagccgagcagcgaagtgtgccctccagatgcgaaccatgcaccataaattagtccatagtcttcctggtctttttgtggaattgaagaatggcagagtaaaattacctcagtctgaaaaagctaaagggacgattactataattaacctgttattttaccctgacaaaaagtgcggaaggtgatttccagtttgcttttactgtatcatcaatgtgaattacgcagaactaccgcatacctcacataactgtatcaaacgttttgagttaattacaacgggctaacaaagaaaatattcagcaaccgaattaatccgtttgaatgttttggtacgtagtatgctgtcccagcacgaatgcttagcgttttataaaacgaatactaaagcaagaaaagaacagaagagcacacgttataattccaagacgttttttaaacatggcggttgaaataaaacaaataacactgcaagtagtcgaccaatcagaaattttcagcgcttgcgccccaccccaaaagttccggtacttttggaaagtactaccccccgagcttttttgggggtaaaataaagcccccggaactaaatttcctgcggtggaaatgcaccgagttcctcaaaaggttcctagttccggagtaaagttcctgcagtggaaacgcggctatagaaaAAAGCTGGTCAGTTCATGTTGTACCATTCATTCAAATAATCTAAAATTGACTGCATTTGTGTATTGGCATCAACAGAAATCAATTTTCTGTGTCTATGAGTAAAAATCTTGATGCCCAGCCCTAGATACAGACTAGAGTGGGTGCTAGAGTGGGTGGGCAGTAGGCCTGACAGCACGTGAAAACGCCATGAAGTCTTTATAGCTGACCTCGTCTCCCTGTTCCTCAGCGCTCCTTCCCTTACATCTCGGCCATGATAAACAACGGCACCTTGTCATACGATCACAGCAAGGATGGCCGCGTGACGGAACTGGGGGGCTGCTCGGCAGAGATCAGGAACAAAGACCACGACACGTACCTGGCCATTCGCTACTCCAAGGGCAGACTTACGGTAAATGGAACATGTGCATATTTTCATTCTCAGTGGTCTGCTATTGACCCCCATCTTCATGTTGGTGACATGTTTTGAGTAGGGAAATTTAAATTTATCTGTTGCTTGGTTAAAGCTTTGGTCCATTATTT
It contains:
- the lman2 gene encoding vesicular integral-membrane protein VIP36 isoform X2; translated protein: MAMGGCERVVSTLFQQGVLVKMYNLRTGASIYLLLVLCSVSLVYADITDGSNEHLKREHSLMKPYQGVGTGSSSQWDFWGSTLVTSQYIRLTPDDRSKQGSIWNTVPCFLKDWEMHVQFKVHGSGKKNLHGDGIAIWYTREKLHPGPVFGSNANFHGLAIFIDTYPNDESSDRSFPYISAMINNGTLSYDHSKDGRVTELGGCSAEIRNKDHDTYLAIRYSKGRLTVMVDVDDKNEWKECIDIGGVRLPTGYYFGASSATGDLSDNHDIISMKMYQLMVEHTPEEDNLDWTKIEPSVSLLKSPKDNIDDPTGNFRSTPLTGWKVFLLLLCALLGIVVCAVVGAVVFQKRQERNKRFY
- the lman2 gene encoding vesicular integral-membrane protein VIP36 isoform X1, whose protein sequence is MAMGGCERVVSTLFQQGVLVKMYNLRTGASIYLLLVLCSVSLVYADITDGSNEHLKREHSLMKPYQGVGTGSSSQWDFWGSTLVTSQYIRLTPDDRSKQGSIWNTVPCFLKDWEMHVQFKVHGSGKKNLHGDGIAIWYTREKLHPGPIFGNQDHFVGLAVFVDTFRNDLHGMDRSFPYISAMINNGTLSYDHSKDGRVTELGGCSAEIRNKDHDTYLAIRYSKGRLTVMVDVDDKNEWKECIDIGGVRLPTGYYFGASSATGDLSDNHDIISMKMYQLMVEHTPEEDNLDWTKIEPSVSLLKSPKDNIDDPTGNFRSTPLTGWKVFLLLLCALLGIVVCAVVGAVVFQKRQERNKRFY